One genomic region from Rhodoligotrophos appendicifer encodes:
- a CDS encoding ABC transporter ATP-binding protein codes for MSLLDIRNVAGGYGDVDIITGIDMSIEAREIVTIAGTNGAGKSTLVKAIMGMLKRLSGSIVFDGNDLTKIATEKRVGAGISYVPQVRNIFGALTVQENLQVVEQVQNRQDRIALMYEMFPALAERRRTQAGNLSGGERQQLAFARALMSMPRLILLDEPSAALSPSLTELVFSEVRKLPATGAAVLMVEQRARQALAFSDRGYILDSGRIVLTDTGEALLRNEKMAELYLGNRAAAAQANQTK; via the coding sequence ATGAGCCTCCTCGACATCCGCAACGTTGCCGGCGGCTACGGCGACGTGGACATCATCACCGGCATCGACATGAGCATCGAGGCCCGCGAAATCGTCACCATCGCTGGCACAAATGGCGCGGGCAAGTCGACCTTGGTCAAGGCGATCATGGGCATGCTCAAGCGTCTGTCCGGCTCTATTGTCTTCGACGGCAATGATCTCACCAAGATCGCTACGGAGAAGCGGGTCGGGGCCGGCATCTCCTATGTTCCCCAGGTCCGCAACATATTCGGCGCGCTGACCGTCCAGGAAAACTTGCAGGTCGTTGAGCAGGTGCAGAACCGGCAGGACCGCATTGCGCTCATGTATGAAATGTTTCCGGCTCTTGCCGAGCGGCGCCGAACGCAGGCCGGCAATCTCTCGGGCGGCGAGCGCCAGCAACTCGCCTTTGCGCGGGCGTTGATGTCGATGCCGCGACTGATCCTGCTGGACGAGCCCTCCGCGGCCCTGTCGCCCTCGCTCACCGAACTGGTGTTTTCAGAGGTTCGCAAGCTGCCTGCCACTGGCGCTGCGGTGCTGATGGTCGAACAGCGGGCCCGCCAGGCTCTCGCCTTTAGCGATCGCGGCTACATCCTCGATTCAGGGCGCATTGTCCTGACCGACACCGGCGAGGCGCTGCTGCGGAATGAGAAGATGGCCGAACTCTATTTGGGTAACCGCGCAGCCGCTGCCCAAGCCAATCAAACGAAATAA
- a CDS encoding FAD-binding oxidoreductase, giving the protein MSTIGLVRELETLVGDDHVIASPSAGSSYLSDFRGLFAGRAAAVVKPATVEQVADVVRLCQSRGHAIIPHGGNTGLCGGTAPSSAGGDVILCLERMTRVRAQDVVNNTITVEAGCILHSLQEHVSGLDRYFPLSLGAEGSCQIGGNIATNAGGHSVLRYGNMRDLVLGLEAVLPDGSIFNDLRGLRKNNTGYDLKQLFIGSEGTLGIVTAATLKLFPARRQIETAFVALRSLDDLMEVYQRAQKHADEFLSAFEMVPRIGLQMAIDHVPEVQDPLDEAYPFYALIELSSSQIAWPLRPVLDGFLEALLVSGAIRDGIISSSLREAQSFWRIREACVEAQRLAGPSFKHDVSMPIDRIPAFIRDATWAIERRFPAVQVVAFGHIGDGNIHFNVCCGREQEETFLTLAGPVEDIVYEAVASVGGSFSAEHGIGLLKRDALLRYTSPDALRMMVDIKGLIDPNNILNPGKVLSPATVNMARDRKVFA; this is encoded by the coding sequence GTGTCGACGATCGGATTGGTGCGTGAGCTGGAGACGCTCGTCGGGGACGATCATGTGATCGCTTCGCCAAGTGCGGGCTCTTCGTACCTTTCGGATTTTCGTGGTCTCTTCGCAGGGCGCGCCGCCGCGGTAGTCAAACCTGCTACGGTCGAGCAGGTCGCAGACGTGGTCCGGCTGTGCCAGAGCCGGGGCCATGCCATCATTCCTCATGGTGGCAATACCGGTCTGTGCGGCGGGACGGCGCCGTCGTCGGCCGGGGGCGACGTCATCCTCTGCCTGGAGCGAATGACCCGAGTCCGGGCCCAGGACGTTGTCAATAATACAATCACCGTCGAGGCAGGCTGCATCCTTCATTCGCTGCAAGAACACGTTAGCGGGCTTGATCGATATTTCCCCCTTAGCCTGGGGGCGGAAGGTTCCTGCCAGATTGGTGGCAACATCGCCACCAATGCCGGCGGTCATTCCGTATTGCGCTACGGCAATATGCGAGACCTCGTGCTGGGCCTCGAAGCCGTCTTGCCGGATGGCTCGATTTTCAACGACCTTCGTGGCCTTCGCAAGAACAATACCGGTTACGACCTGAAGCAGCTTTTCATCGGTTCGGAAGGGACGCTGGGAATCGTGACGGCGGCGACCCTGAAGCTCTTTCCGGCGCGTCGCCAGATTGAGACAGCCTTCGTCGCGCTGCGCAGCCTCGATGACCTGATGGAGGTCTACCAGCGTGCCCAGAAGCATGCGGATGAATTTCTCTCAGCCTTCGAAATGGTGCCGCGCATCGGGCTTCAGATGGCCATCGATCATGTGCCGGAGGTGCAGGATCCGCTGGACGAGGCCTATCCCTTCTATGCCCTCATCGAACTCTCCTCCAGTCAGATCGCCTGGCCGCTCCGGCCGGTGCTCGACGGCTTTCTAGAGGCCCTGCTCGTCTCGGGTGCCATCCGCGACGGGATCATCAGCTCGAGTCTGCGCGAGGCGCAGAGCTTCTGGCGGATCCGAGAAGCGTGCGTCGAGGCGCAACGCCTGGCCGGTCCCAGCTTCAAGCATGACGTGTCGATGCCGATTGACAGAATTCCGGCCTTCATCCGGGATGCGACGTGGGCGATCGAGCGTCGGTTCCCCGCCGTGCAGGTGGTCGCCTTCGGCCATATCGGCGATGGCAACATCCACTTCAATGTCTGTTGCGGCAGGGAGCAGGAGGAGACCTTCCTCACCCTCGCCGGACCCGTCGAGGACATCGTCTATGAGGCAGTCGCCTCAGTCGGAGGAAGTTTCAGTGCCGAGCACGGAATCGGCCTGCTGAAGCGCGACGCGCTGCTGCGTTATACATCGCCCGACGCGCTCCGGATGATGGTCGATATCAAGGGACTGATCGATCCGAATAACATCCTGAATCCCGGCAAGGTTCTGTCCCCCGCCACTGTCAACATGGCGCGCGATAGAAAGGTCTTCGCATGA
- a CDS encoding ABC transporter substrate-binding protein yields the protein MVRSLVANRRQFGQLAAGLAAALAGSGAAFAQGAQPFRLGALNSITGAGGAYGPGMLEAIKIAMTQVNDAGGAAGRKFELFAEDDQTKPDAAVLAVKKLVEINRVEAVVGIWPSSVQLATLPITNAAGITSFNTCGAPEIEMVDKEDLVWQFYASNKMIGRVFAEVAKARGFKNPAVLAYNNSTMVAQAEYFRKTWEEGGGKVGEFIVYEPNQTSYRTELDRALATKPDIVVLSSYTPDVTILLKEWYQSGAENKFITPGWAVTQKVADILGPEISSQITTISNVPASNNDAYAKFVDAFKKVTGTEPEMFAACAYDMVIVLALAIELAGPTATPKEIASKIRSVTNAPGTKVSTFIEGRDLLKKGEEIDYEGASSSLEFGEFGNTTPAFGVYGFDDNKLALKEVMTLPS from the coding sequence ATGGTGAGGTCACTCGTTGCAAACAGACGTCAATTCGGTCAGCTCGCGGCAGGGCTTGCCGCAGCTCTGGCCGGCTCTGGGGCCGCTTTCGCTCAAGGAGCGCAGCCCTTCAGGCTCGGCGCCCTGAACTCCATTACTGGCGCGGGCGGAGCCTATGGGCCGGGCATGCTGGAGGCGATCAAGATCGCCATGACCCAGGTGAACGATGCCGGAGGAGCCGCGGGCCGCAAGTTCGAATTGTTCGCGGAGGATGATCAGACCAAGCCTGACGCCGCTGTGCTCGCGGTTAAGAAGCTCGTTGAGATCAACAGGGTCGAGGCCGTCGTCGGCATCTGGCCCTCATCGGTTCAACTCGCCACCCTTCCGATTACCAACGCCGCTGGCATCACGTCCTTCAACACGTGCGGTGCCCCCGAAATCGAGATGGTCGACAAGGAGGATCTTGTTTGGCAGTTCTATGCATCCAACAAGATGATCGGCCGTGTCTTCGCTGAAGTGGCAAAGGCGCGCGGCTTCAAGAACCCGGCAGTGCTGGCCTATAACAACTCGACAATGGTCGCTCAGGCGGAATATTTCCGCAAGACTTGGGAAGAAGGCGGCGGCAAGGTTGGCGAGTTCATCGTCTACGAGCCCAATCAGACCAGCTACCGCACCGAGCTCGACCGTGCCTTGGCGACAAAGCCAGACATCGTCGTCCTAAGCTCCTATACCCCCGACGTCACGATCCTCTTGAAGGAATGGTACCAGTCTGGTGCCGAGAACAAGTTCATCACCCCCGGCTGGGCGGTGACACAGAAAGTCGCCGACATTCTCGGTCCTGAGATCTCCTCTCAGATCACGACGATATCGAACGTGCCGGCCAGCAACAACGACGCCTACGCAAAGTTCGTTGACGCCTTCAAGAAGGTGACGGGCACCGAGCCCGAGATGTTCGCAGCCTGCGCTTACGACATGGTGATTGTCCTGGCGCTCGCCATTGAACTGGCGGGTCCGACAGCGACGCCGAAGGAGATCGCTTCCAAGATCCGCTCCGTGACCAACGCCCCCGGAACCAAGGTAAGCACCTTCATCGAAGGCCGGGACCTGCTCAAAAAGGGCGAGGAAATAGATTACGAAGGGGCTTCATCTTCCCTTGAATTCGGCGAGTTCGGCAATACGACGCCAGCCTTCGGCGTCTATGGCTTCGACGACAACAAGCTGGCCCTCAAGGAAGTAATGACCCTGCCATCATAG
- a CDS encoding branched-chain amino acid ABC transporter permease, with product MEFYLIAISITVLIYMLMASGLALQYGFTGLINFGYVGFFAIGAYTSAILSMQGVPLPLTFLAATLLAAVVAYPLGIITLRLSGDYLAIITLGFSESLRMVLQKEEWLTRGVHGIPGIPRVFDNWAGPVSGDLTLLGLLLIVNIGVFVLMRHLITSPFGRVIASIRDNEVAVSALGKNPASFKTRSLMLGSALGGLAGAFQAHYVTFISPEQFVPLITFYVWIAIILGGAGRISGIIVGTIILLTFLEGSRFLRDFVGGVSEVQLASVRFWIIGMALICTIIYRPQGLFPDKTKKRG from the coding sequence ATGGAATTTTATCTCATCGCCATCTCGATCACTGTCCTCATCTACATGCTGATGGCCAGCGGACTTGCGCTGCAATACGGCTTCACGGGACTGATCAATTTTGGTTATGTCGGCTTCTTCGCCATCGGAGCCTATACCTCCGCGATCCTCTCGATGCAGGGGGTTCCCCTCCCCCTCACCTTCTTGGCGGCAACGCTTCTGGCGGCGGTCGTAGCCTATCCTCTAGGAATCATCACCCTTCGCCTCAGCGGTGACTATCTGGCGATCATCACCCTGGGCTTCTCGGAATCCTTGCGCATGGTCCTCCAGAAGGAGGAGTGGCTCACGCGAGGCGTGCATGGAATCCCTGGCATTCCACGGGTCTTCGACAATTGGGCCGGCCCGGTTTCCGGTGACTTGACCTTGCTCGGCCTGCTTCTGATCGTCAATATCGGCGTCTTCGTCCTCATGCGCCACCTGATCACCAGCCCGTTCGGACGCGTCATCGCCTCGATCCGCGACAATGAGGTCGCGGTCAGCGCGCTGGGCAAGAACCCCGCAAGCTTCAAAACCCGGTCCTTAATGCTTGGCTCCGCACTTGGCGGTCTAGCGGGCGCCTTCCAGGCACATTACGTGACTTTCATCAGCCCCGAGCAGTTCGTTCCTCTGATCACCTTCTATGTGTGGATCGCCATCATACTCGGTGGTGCGGGCCGTATCAGCGGAATAATCGTGGGCACGATCATCCTGCTCACCTTCCTCGAGGGCTCCCGATTCTTGCGCGATTTCGTGGGCGGTGTGTCCGAAGTCCAGCTCGCCAGTGTCCGCTTCTGGATCATCGGCATGGCCCTGATCTGCACCATCATCTACCGGCCGCAAGGCTTGTTCCCCGACAAGACAAAGAAGCGAGGCTGA
- a CDS encoding branched-chain amino acid ABC transporter permease, producing the protein MDWVTIVNAVINGAVVGLLLALPALAVTLVFGIARFPNAATGDYMTFGAYAAVMTQMFVSTSLVVTALLASLATGLLALFFYGWVFRSLANRSPVASLIASIGIAFVVRSSITFFAGQSPYNIQAPLVRAWNFSGIRVLPTDLYIAATAAVALAAVFGLLHFTSLGRRMRAVADNPELASASGISIRRVMLTLWSIVGLFSGLGGVLLGIKAVVMPELGWELLLTIFASVILGGLGSPIGAVCGMLLFGISQEVASLYVGTAYKIVLAFFVILCVLLVRPQGMFGKIIAVR; encoded by the coding sequence ATGGACTGGGTCACGATCGTCAATGCCGTCATAAACGGTGCGGTTGTTGGGCTGCTGCTGGCGCTTCCGGCGCTGGCAGTCACGCTCGTCTTCGGCATCGCCCGCTTTCCCAACGCCGCCACTGGCGATTACATGACCTTCGGCGCTTATGCAGCCGTAATGACTCAGATGTTCGTCTCGACCTCGCTGGTCGTGACCGCACTTCTTGCCTCGCTGGCGACTGGCCTGCTGGCTCTGTTCTTCTACGGCTGGGTCTTCCGGTCGCTGGCCAACCGCTCGCCCGTGGCAAGTCTGATCGCCTCGATCGGTATTGCCTTCGTTGTCCGCAGCTCCATAACGTTCTTTGCTGGCCAGTCGCCTTACAACATCCAGGCTCCCCTGGTGCGAGCCTGGAATTTCAGCGGCATCCGGGTCCTGCCTACGGATCTCTACATCGCCGCCACTGCTGCCGTGGCCTTGGCGGCGGTGTTCGGCCTGCTTCACTTCACCTCTCTCGGTCGGCGCATGCGTGCTGTTGCCGACAACCCGGAGCTTGCAAGTGCCAGCGGCATCAGCATCCGGCGCGTAATGCTCACTCTGTGGTCGATCGTCGGCCTGTTCAGCGGCCTCGGCGGCGTCCTTCTCGGGATCAAGGCCGTTGTCATGCCCGAATTGGGCTGGGAGCTGCTGCTGACGATCTTCGCTTCCGTCATCCTCGGCGGTCTCGGCAGCCCGATCGGGGCAGTGTGCGGAATGCTCCTGTTCGGCATCTCACAGGAGGTTGCCTCTCTCTATGTGGGCACGGCCTATAAGATCGTTCTCGCGTTCTTCGTCATTCTCTGCGTGCTTCTGGTCCGGCCGCAGGGAATGTTCGGCAAGATCATCGCGGTGAGGTGA
- a CDS encoding hydantoinase/oxoprolinase family protein — protein sequence MSWIGIDVGGTFTDAVAYDAARGELRSEKAPTTPHAPQQGVLDALARLGIDLNQAERLIHGLTLATNTVLERKGADVWVITNRGFRDTLEIARTNRPVLYNIKTLKAAPLVPRSRILEIGERTLRDGSILHDVPADELDTIISTLRRAEAKAVAVCLLHSYANPASERQIARRLEAAMPDCFVTTSADVLPEFREYERFSTAVLNAYTGPRVSRYLSSLDGALSERGYGKPVFIMTSNGGVFTGERAGRFPVNTILSGPAGGVAASASLGEAIGVRNLITYDMGGTSTDVCLLDDLQVPLTNEQFISDFPNRTPQIEINTVGAGGGSIAWLDSGPILKVGPQSAGAQPGPACYDRGGAEPTVTDANIVMARIDPQGKLAGTVQMRPDLAEAAIDSVVAKMAGVTRLTLAEGIVRIAVARMVSAIKEISIGMGYDPRDFALLAYGGAGPLHAAAIAEELEIPKVVIPPNPGNFSAYGAILSDVRHDYVRTHPMAVAAENVAEMETIFRDMEADGKAGLAKEAVTTGSVEMRRSCGIRYVGQSWELAVDLPTGPIDLDAYSQAFHQAHNQRYGHSAEGDPLEIVNFRLAVIGVMSKPSLPEWTVEGSLDKALIVTRDVLFDGAFSPTPVYDRMKLPKDAAIPGPAIVEESGSVTIVPPGWRCTLERFGVLILTKGH from the coding sequence ATGAGTTGGATAGGAATTGATGTCGGCGGCACCTTCACGGATGCGGTCGCCTATGACGCGGCCCGAGGGGAGTTGCGCTCCGAGAAGGCCCCGACGACGCCGCACGCGCCGCAGCAAGGTGTCTTGGATGCGCTCGCGCGGCTCGGGATCGATCTCAATCAAGCGGAGCGCCTGATCCACGGGCTGACGCTCGCCACCAATACAGTGCTGGAGCGCAAGGGTGCCGATGTCTGGGTGATCACCAATCGCGGTTTCCGCGACACGCTCGAGATCGCCCGCACCAACCGTCCCGTGCTGTATAACATCAAGACCTTAAAAGCCGCACCGCTGGTGCCGCGTAGCCGGATCCTGGAGATCGGGGAGCGCACCCTTCGCGACGGCTCCATCCTTCATGATGTGCCCGCGGACGAGCTGGACACGATCATCTCTACGCTTCGACGCGCGGAAGCAAAAGCGGTTGCGGTGTGCCTGCTCCATTCCTACGCGAACCCGGCGAGCGAGCGCCAGATCGCCCGGAGGCTGGAGGCCGCGATGCCCGACTGCTTCGTCACGACGTCCGCCGATGTTCTGCCGGAGTTTCGTGAATATGAGCGCTTCTCGACCGCAGTCCTGAACGCCTATACCGGCCCGCGCGTCAGCCGTTACCTGTCGTCTCTCGACGGCGCTCTAAGCGAGCGTGGCTACGGCAAGCCAGTGTTCATCATGACGTCGAATGGCGGGGTCTTCACCGGCGAGCGCGCCGGACGGTTTCCCGTCAATACGATCCTCTCCGGTCCCGCGGGAGGTGTCGCCGCCTCCGCTTCGCTGGGCGAGGCGATCGGAGTGCGCAATCTCATCACCTACGACATGGGAGGGACCAGCACCGATGTCTGCCTTCTGGACGACCTGCAGGTGCCGTTGACCAACGAGCAGTTCATCTCGGATTTCCCCAACCGGACCCCACAGATCGAGATTAACACCGTGGGTGCCGGCGGGGGGTCGATCGCTTGGCTCGACAGCGGCCCGATCCTGAAGGTCGGCCCGCAAAGCGCCGGCGCTCAGCCGGGACCGGCCTGCTATGATCGTGGCGGTGCCGAACCTACGGTGACCGACGCCAACATCGTCATGGCCCGCATCGACCCACAAGGAAAACTCGCCGGTACGGTGCAGATGCGCCCGGATCTCGCGGAGGCCGCCATAGACAGCGTCGTCGCCAAAATGGCCGGCGTGACGCGGCTCACCCTTGCCGAAGGCATCGTGCGCATCGCTGTTGCGCGCATGGTCAGCGCGATCAAGGAAATTTCCATCGGCATGGGCTACGACCCGCGCGACTTCGCTCTCCTTGCTTATGGCGGTGCGGGCCCGCTTCATGCAGCGGCGATCGCCGAGGAGCTGGAGATCCCGAAGGTGGTCATCCCACCAAACCCCGGGAATTTCTCCGCCTATGGGGCGATCTTGTCAGACGTCCGGCACGACTATGTGCGCACTCATCCGATGGCCGTGGCAGCCGAGAACGTGGCCGAGATGGAAACGATCTTCCGGGACATGGAGGCCGACGGGAAGGCCGGTCTCGCCAAGGAGGCGGTCACGACCGGTTCCGTCGAGATGCGCCGATCCTGCGGCATCCGCTATGTGGGGCAGTCTTGGGAACTGGCGGTCGACCTGCCGACAGGCCCCATCGATCTCGACGCCTATAGCCAGGCGTTTCATCAGGCGCATAACCAGCGCTACGGCCATTCCGCGGAGGGAGATCCGCTGGAAATCGTGAATTTTCGCCTCGCTGTCATCGGCGTCATGTCGAAACCCTCGCTGCCGGAGTGGACCGTCGAGGGGAGCCTGGACAAGGCGCTGATCGTCACGCGCGACGTCCTGTTCGACGGCGCCTTCTCGCCAACGCCCGTCTATGATCGGATGAAGCTTCCCAAGGATGCCGCCATTCCGGGTCCCGCCATCGTGGAGGAATCCGGTTCCGTCACCATCGTGCCCCCCGGCTGGCGTTGCACGCTCGAGCGCTTTGGCGTTCTCATCCTGACCAAGGGACACTGA
- a CDS encoding ABC transporter ATP-binding protein: MSLLSVRNLTARFGAFVAFEDVSIELEPGSLTGLIGTNGAGKSTLFSAITGYITPNAGSVRFADEDMLSLSIEKRVQRGLGRTFQVPREFTRLSVFDNLMAAAPHQIGEKLFGLIFAAGKVARQERDLGDRTSEMLRFLNLAKVADTPAGSLSGGQKKLLELGRLLMLEPRCILLDEPFAGVNAVLIEELSQRIVELNQRGITLLIIEHDLAGLSRLVPRLYAMDRGRIIAEGSPAKVLANDKVREAYMGGVI, from the coding sequence ATGTCGCTTCTTTCAGTTAGGAATCTCACGGCGCGCTTCGGGGCTTTCGTTGCCTTCGAGGATGTCTCGATCGAACTGGAGCCCGGGTCCCTCACCGGTCTCATCGGCACCAATGGAGCCGGAAAGAGCACACTATTCTCCGCGATAACGGGCTATATCACCCCGAATGCCGGCAGCGTCCGCTTCGCCGACGAAGATATGCTGAGCCTCTCCATCGAAAAGCGGGTCCAACGCGGATTGGGCCGCACCTTCCAGGTGCCTCGGGAGTTCACTCGCCTCAGCGTCTTCGACAACCTCATGGCGGCTGCGCCGCACCAAATTGGGGAAAAGCTTTTCGGGCTGATCTTCGCCGCCGGAAAAGTGGCCCGCCAGGAGCGAGACCTGGGCGACCGCACCAGCGAGATGCTCCGCTTCCTCAACCTGGCCAAGGTCGCCGATACGCCGGCGGGCAGCCTGTCGGGCGGTCAGAAGAAACTTTTGGAGCTTGGACGCCTGCTGATGCTGGAACCGCGCTGCATCCTCCTGGACGAGCCCTTTGCTGGTGTGAACGCGGTCCTGATCGAAGAGCTGTCCCAGCGCATCGTGGAGCTGAACCAGCGGGGCATCACGCTGCTGATCATCGAGCATGATCTGGCGGGCCTTTCCCGCTTGGTTCCACGGCTCTATGCCATGGACCGAGGCCGCATCATCGCCGAGGGCAGCCCAGCCAAGGTTCTGGCCAACGACAAGGTCCGCGAAGCCTATATGGGAGGCGTGATATGA
- a CDS encoding aminopeptidase, translating to MIPTLLKLPNARKVVQLLGGCEPETELLILYDAMTAGNVEALMIAATEVGASPVTMQMMPSTFHGTELPKSVAAAMAASQLVIGATVRNIAHTDARRGAQAKGAKVIVLPESDDERFFLAKGWSVDFETVRQQIDTLAQALTEASTARVTSDLGTDVTMSIAGRTGRSLNGFANSVDISAGYCLEASLAPVEGTANGRIVVNASIPGVALIKDAPVEIEFRDGFAVSIRGGAEARQFRELLEGFNDPNVYNLGELGIGMNPMCTLDGTMLSDESVWGGFQLALGTSAYIGGTCKAAAHYDTVLTNAALELDGRLVFAGNRLLI from the coding sequence ATGATTCCAACCCTTCTCAAGTTGCCCAATGCACGGAAGGTCGTACAGCTTCTCGGCGGCTGCGAGCCCGAGACTGAGTTACTGATCCTCTACGACGCGATGACGGCGGGCAATGTTGAAGCCCTCATGATCGCCGCCACAGAAGTCGGGGCGAGCCCGGTGACCATGCAGATGATGCCATCGACCTTTCATGGGACGGAGCTGCCCAAGTCGGTTGCCGCTGCCATGGCCGCCAGCCAACTCGTCATTGGGGCGACGGTTCGTAATATCGCCCATACGGATGCGCGCCGCGGTGCCCAGGCCAAGGGTGCGAAGGTGATCGTGTTGCCGGAGTCCGACGACGAGCGGTTCTTCCTCGCGAAAGGCTGGAGCGTCGATTTTGAGACGGTGAGACAGCAGATCGACACGCTTGCGCAAGCGCTGACCGAGGCCTCCACCGCCCGGGTGACCTCCGATCTCGGCACCGACGTCACCATGAGCATTGCCGGCCGGACAGGGCGGTCTCTCAACGGCTTTGCCAATAGCGTGGACATCTCGGCCGGCTATTGCCTGGAGGCCAGCCTTGCACCCGTCGAAGGCACCGCCAATGGACGGATCGTAGTCAATGCAAGCATTCCCGGCGTAGCACTGATCAAGGATGCGCCGGTCGAAATCGAATTTCGCGATGGTTTCGCCGTGTCGATCCGTGGGGGTGCCGAGGCCCGGCAGTTCCGGGAGCTGCTCGAAGGGTTCAACGACCCCAATGTCTACAATCTCGGAGAGCTCGGCATCGGCATGAATCCGATGTGCACGCTCGACGGCACCATGCTGAGCGACGAGAGCGTGTGGGGTGGGTTCCAGCTAGCGCTCGGGACCAGCGCCTATATCGGCGGGACTTGCAAGGCTGCCGCCCACTACGACACCGTGCTTACCAACGCTGCCTTGGAACTGGATGGCCGGCTGGTCTTCGCCGGCAACAGGCTGCTGATCTAA
- a CDS encoding FadR/GntR family transcriptional regulator: protein MIEGLRVKRLLADQIAEVLRREIVEGVRSPGSRLPTEQQLAEMFDVGRAAIREAISRLKQDGLVQSRQGLGAFVTETGISTAFRIEPARLDRRELALMFEFRRPLEVDAAGLAAAHRTKAQIGRLREAKEQMAQAIEMGEDGTTADAFFHRCIAEASGNHYFIEFMSFLESSVRGAIMTARQNTAQFPGLGRMVEAEHETVYRSVEAGDVDGARAAMLTHLTNAASRLRLTRPAGPSAKRRKT, encoded by the coding sequence ATGATCGAGGGCCTGAGGGTGAAACGGCTTCTTGCCGACCAGATCGCAGAAGTCTTGAGGCGCGAGATCGTCGAGGGCGTCCGCAGCCCGGGAAGCCGGCTGCCAACCGAGCAGCAACTCGCGGAGATGTTCGATGTGGGTCGGGCCGCTATCCGTGAAGCGATTTCGCGGCTCAAGCAGGACGGGCTGGTGCAAAGCCGCCAGGGCCTTGGCGCCTTCGTCACCGAGACCGGCATCAGCACGGCGTTTCGAATCGAGCCGGCGCGACTCGACCGTCGCGAGCTGGCCCTGATGTTCGAGTTCCGCAGGCCGCTTGAGGTGGATGCGGCGGGACTTGCCGCGGCGCACCGGACCAAAGCGCAGATCGGGCGGCTCAGAGAGGCCAAGGAGCAAATGGCGCAGGCCATCGAGATGGGTGAAGACGGGACGACGGCGGATGCCTTCTTTCACCGTTGCATCGCCGAGGCTTCTGGCAATCATTATTTCATTGAATTCATGAGCTTTCTGGAGAGCAGCGTGCGTGGTGCGATCATGACTGCACGTCAGAACACGGCGCAGTTCCCTGGGCTCGGAAGGATGGTCGAGGCGGAGCACGAGACGGTCTATCGCAGTGTAGAGGCGGGCGATGTTGACGGCGCGCGCGCGGCCATGCTGACGCATCTCACCAACGCGGCCTCGCGTCTGAGACTCACCCGGCCGGCTGGCCCATCCGCCAAGAGGCGCAAGACATGA